The Afipia massiliensis genome has a segment encoding these proteins:
- the rpoB gene encoding DNA-directed RNA polymerase subunit beta, whose product MAQSQQTFTGRKRVRKFFGHIKEVAEMPNLIEVQKASYDQFLMVDEPTGGRLDEGLQAVFRSVFPINDFSGTSQLEFVRYEFEQPKYDVDECRQRGMTFAAPLKVTLRLIVFDIDEETGAKSVKDIKEQDVYMGDIPLMTMNGTFVVNGTERVIVSQMHRSPGVFFDHDKGKTHSSGKLLFAARVIPYRGSWLDIEFDAKDIVFARIDRRRKIPVTSLMFALGLDGEEILSTFYKKIQYKRIKEGWRVPFVADRFRGYSTINDLIDADSGKVVLEAGKKLTVRTARQLQEKGLKALRLSDDELITNYLAEDLVNPKTGEIHAEAGEEITEKLLKALNEQGYKELPILDIDHVNIGPYIRNTLNADKNMTREDALFDIYRVMRPGEPPTIDSAQAMFQSLFFDSERYDLSAVGRVKMNMRLELDAPDTMRTLRKEDILAVIKTLVDLRDGKGEIDDIDHLGNRRVRSVGELMENQYRIGLLRMERAIKERMSSVDIDTVMPQDLINAKPAAAAVREFFGSSQLSQFMDQTNPLSEITHKRRLSALGPGGLTRERAGFEVRDVHPTHYGRICPIETPEGPNIGLINSLATFARVNKYGFVETPYRKVKDGRVTDDVVYLSAMEEGRYRVAQANVPLDNKGRFTDDLVICRHAGEVLQITPDKVDYMDVSPKQLVSVAAALIPFLENDDANRALMGSNMQRQAVPLVRAEAPFVGTGMEGVVARDSGAAIAARRTGVIDQIDATRIVIRATEDLDPTKSGVDIYRLMKYQRSNQSTCINQRPLVKVGDQVRKGDIIADGPSTDLGELALGRNVLVAFMPWNGYNFEDSILLSERIVKDDVFTSIHIEEFEVMARDTKLGPEEITRDIPNVSEEALKNLDEAGIVYIGAEVRAGDILCGKITPKGESPMTPEEKLLRAIFGEKASDVRDTSLRVPPGVQGTIVEVRVFNRHGVDKDERALAIEREEIERLAKDRDDEQAILDRNVYGRLAELLENRQGIAGPKGFKKDTKITRAVLEEYPKSQWWQFASPNDKLMAEIEAMRKQYDESKKGLEQRFLDKVEKLQRGDELPPGVMKMVKVFVAVKRKIQPGDKMAGRHGNKGVVSKIVPIEDMPFLEDGTHADIVLNPLGVPSRMNVGQILETHLGWACAGLGKRIGQAVDAYYGHGKSDIKPLKETLKKVYGDDEVIKTLNDTELMELGKNLRAGVPIATPVFDGAKEKDIEDMLELAGMNKSGQSTVYDGRTGDQFDRNVTVGYIYMLKLHHLVDDKIHARSIGPYSLVTQQPLGGKAQFGGQRFGEMEVWALEAYGAAYTLQEMLTVKSDDVAGRTKVYEAIVRGDDTFEAGIPESFNVLVKEMRSLGLNVDLHNSKLATPTSEAAE is encoded by the coding sequence ATGGCGCAGTCGCAGCAAACTTTTACTGGTCGCAAACGCGTTCGTAAGTTTTTCGGACACATCAAGGAAGTTGCCGAGATGCCGAACCTCATCGAGGTTCAGAAGGCGTCGTACGACCAGTTCCTGATGGTCGATGAACCCACCGGCGGGCGGCTGGACGAAGGCTTGCAGGCGGTGTTCCGCTCGGTGTTCCCGATCAACGATTTCTCGGGCACCTCGCAGCTCGAGTTCGTCCGCTATGAATTTGAACAGCCGAAGTATGACGTCGACGAGTGCCGCCAGCGCGGCATGACGTTCGCTGCGCCCCTGAAGGTGACGCTGCGCCTCATCGTGTTCGATATTGACGAAGAAACCGGCGCCAAGTCCGTCAAGGACATCAAGGAGCAAGACGTCTACATGGGCGACATTCCGCTCATGACGATGAACGGCACCTTCGTGGTCAACGGCACCGAGCGCGTCATCGTCTCGCAGATGCACCGTTCGCCGGGCGTGTTCTTCGATCACGACAAGGGCAAGACTCATTCGTCGGGCAAGCTGCTGTTTGCTGCGCGCGTGATTCCGTATCGCGGTTCGTGGCTCGACATCGAGTTCGACGCCAAGGACATCGTGTTCGCGCGCATCGACCGCCGCCGCAAGATTCCGGTGACGTCGCTGATGTTCGCTCTCGGTCTCGACGGCGAAGAAATCCTGTCCACGTTCTACAAGAAGATCCAGTACAAGCGGATCAAGGAAGGCTGGCGCGTTCCGTTCGTTGCCGACCGTTTCCGCGGGTATTCGACGATCAATGACCTGATCGACGCCGACAGCGGCAAGGTCGTGCTCGAAGCCGGCAAGAAGCTGACCGTGCGCACGGCGCGTCAGCTCCAGGAAAAGGGCCTCAAGGCGCTGCGCCTGTCCGACGATGAGCTCATCACCAACTATCTCGCGGAAGACCTCGTCAACCCGAAGACCGGCGAAATCCATGCCGAGGCCGGCGAGGAAATCACCGAGAAGCTGCTGAAGGCGCTGAACGAGCAGGGCTACAAGGAGCTGCCCATCCTCGACATCGACCACGTCAACATCGGTCCCTACATCCGCAACACACTGAACGCCGACAAGAACATGACGCGTGAAGACGCGCTGTTCGACATCTATCGCGTGATGCGTCCGGGTGAACCGCCGACGATCGATTCGGCGCAGGCCATGTTCCAGTCGCTGTTCTTCGACTCGGAGCGCTATGACCTCTCGGCCGTTGGCCGCGTGAAGATGAACATGCGTCTCGAACTCGACGCGCCGGACACCATGCGCACGCTGCGCAAGGAAGACATCCTGGCCGTCATCAAGACGCTGGTCGACCTGCGCGACGGCAAGGGCGAAATCGACGACATCGATCACCTCGGCAACCGCCGCGTGCGTTCGGTCGGCGAGTTGATGGAGAACCAGTACCGCATCGGTCTGCTGCGTATGGAGCGCGCGATCAAGGAGCGCATGTCGTCGGTCGATATCGACACCGTCATGCCGCAGGACTTGATCAACGCGAAGCCCGCCGCCGCCGCCGTGCGCGAATTCTTCGGTTCGTCGCAGCTGTCGCAGTTCATGGACCAGACCAATCCGCTGTCGGAAATCACCCACAAGCGCCGTCTCTCGGCGCTTGGACCGGGTGGTCTGACGCGCGAACGCGCGGGCTTCGAAGTCCGCGACGTGCATCCGACGCACTACGGCCGTATCTGCCCGATCGAGACGCCGGAAGGACCGAACATCGGTCTGATCAACTCGCTCGCGACCTTCGCGCGCGTGAACAAGTACGGCTTCGTGGAAACGCCTTACCGCAAGGTGAAGGACGGCCGCGTGACCGACGACGTAGTCTACCTCTCCGCGATGGAAGAGGGCCGTTACCGCGTCGCTCAGGCGAACGTGCCGCTCGATAACAAGGGCCGCTTCACCGACGATCTGGTGATCTGCCGCCACGCCGGCGAAGTTCTGCAGATCACGCCGGACAAGGTCGACTACATGGACGTGTCGCCGAAGCAGCTTGTTTCGGTCGCCGCGGCGCTGATCCCGTTCCTCGAGAACGACGACGCCAACCGCGCGCTGATGGGCTCGAACATGCAGCGTCAGGCCGTGCCTCTGGTGCGCGCCGAAGCGCCGTTCGTCGGCACCGGCATGGAAGGTGTCGTGGCGCGCGATTCGGGCGCTGCGATCGCAGCCCGCCGCACCGGCGTGATCGACCAGATCGACGCGACCCGTATCGTTATCCGCGCGACGGAAGATCTCGATCCGACCAAGTCGGGCGTCGATATCTACCGCCTGATGAAGTACCAGCGCTCGAACCAGTCGACCTGCATCAACCAGCGTCCGCTGGTGAAGGTGGGCGATCAGGTGCGCAAGGGCGACATCATCGCTGACGGTCCGTCGACCGATCTCGGCGAACTCGCGCTCGGCCGCAACGTGCTCGTCGCGTTCATGCCGTGGAATGGCTACAACTTCGAAGACTCGATCCTGCTCTCCGAGCGGATCGTGAAAGACGACGTCTTCACCTCGATCCATATCGAGGAATTCGAAGTCATGGCCCGCGACACCAAGCTCGGACCTGAGGAAATCACCCGCGACATTCCGAACGTTTCGGAAGAAGCGCTGAAGAACCTCGACGAAGCCGGCATCGTGTACATCGGCGCGGAAGTCCGCGCCGGCGACATCCTGTGCGGCAAGATCACCCCGAAGGGCGAAAGCCCGATGACGCCGGAAGAAAAGCTCCTGCGCGCCATCTTCGGTGAGAAGGCGTCCGACGTTCGCGATACCTCGCTGCGCGTGCCTCCGGGCGTGCAGGGCACGATCGTGGAAGTCCGCGTGTTCAACCGTCACGGCGTCGACAAGGACGAACGCGCTCTGGCGATCGAGCGGGAAGAGATCGAGCGTCTCGCCAAGGACCGCGACGACGAACAGGCCATTCTCGACCGTAACGTCTACGGCCGTCTCGCCGAGCTGCTTGAAAACCGTCAGGGCATTGCTGGCCCGAAGGGCTTCAAGAAGGACACCAAGATCACCCGTGCGGTGCTCGAGGAGTATCCGAAGTCGCAGTGGTGGCAGTTCGCGTCGCCGAACGACAAGCTGATGGCTGAAATCGAAGCCATGCGGAAGCAGTACGACGAATCGAAGAAGGGCCTTGAACAGCGCTTCCTCGACAAGGTCGAGAAGCTGCAGCGTGGCGACGAATTGCCTCCGGGCGTGATGAAGATGGTCAAGGTCTTCGTCGCGGTGAAGCGCAAGATTCAGCCGGGCGACAAGATGGCCGGACGTCACGGCAACAAGGGCGTGGTGTCGAAGATCGTGCCGATCGAAGACATGCCGTTCCTTGAAGACGGAACGCATGCGGACATCGTGCTCAATCCGCTCGGCGTGCCTTCGCGCATGAACGTCGGCCAGATTCTCGAAACGCATCTCGGCTGGGCCTGCGCAGGCCTCGGCAAGCGGATCGGGCAGGCGGTCGATGCCTACTACGGCCACGGCAAGTCGGACATCAAGCCGCTCAAGGAGACCTTGAAGAAGGTCTACGGCGACGATGAGGTCATCAAGACGCTGAACGACACCGAGTTGATGGAACTCGGCAAGAACCTGCGCGCTGGCGTTCCGATTGCAACGCCGGTGTTCGACGGCGCCAAGGAGAAGGACATCGAGGACATGCTCGAACTCGCCGGGATGAACAAATCCGGCCAGTCGACGGTCTACGACGGACGAACCGGCGATCAGTTCGATCGCAACGTGACGGTGGGCTACATCTACATGCTCAAGCTGCACCATCTCGTGGACGACAAGATCCACGCGCGTTCGATCGGTCCTTACTCGCTCGTCACCCAGCAGCCGCTGGGCGGCAAGGCGCAGTTCGGCGGACAGCGTTTCGGCGAAATGGAAGTGTGGGCGCTCGAGGCTTACGGCGCGGCGTACACGCTCCAGGAAATGCTGACCGTGAAGTCGGACGACGTGGCGGGCCGTACCAAGGTGTACGAGGCCATCGTGCGCGGCGACGACACGTTCGAAGCTGGTATTCCGGAATCGTTCAACGTGCTGGTCAAGGAAATGCGCTCGCTCGGCCTCAACGTCGATCTGCACAATTCCAAGCTTGCGACGCCGACGTCCGAGGCGGCCGAATAA
- the rpoC gene encoding DNA-directed RNA polymerase subunit beta' produces MNQEIMNLFNPTTPAQVFDQIRISIASPEKILSWSYGEIKKPETINYRTFKPERDGLFCARIFGPIKDYECLCGKYKRMKYKGIICEKCSVEVTLSRVRRERMGHIELAAPVAHIWFLKSLPSRIGQLLDMTLKDLERILYFEYYVVLEPGLTALKDRQLLSEEEYLRAQDEYGQDSFTAMIGAEAIRELLKGLELEKLDGQLRAEMAETESDIKHKKLAKRLKIVEAFRVSGNKPEWMIMTVVPVIPPDLRPLVPLDGGRFATSDLNDLYRRVINRNNRLKRLMELRAPDIIIRNEKRMLQEAVDALFDNGRRGRVITGANKRPLKSLADMLKGKQGRFRQNLLGKRVDYSGRSVIVVGPELRLHQCGLPKKMALELFKPFIYSRLDAKGLSTTVKQAKKLVEKERPEVWDILDEVIREHPVLLNRAPTLHRLGIQAFEPVLIEGKAIQLHPLVCAAFNADFDGDQMAVHVPLSLEAQLEARVLMMSTNNILHPANGQPIIVPSQDIVLGLYYLSILREGLQGEGKVYRDMAEIEHALFSKVIHLHTKIKYRWTGIDEEGKTISKIYDTTAGRVMLGQVLPKHGKVPFDTINKLMTKREISGVIDQVYRHCGQKETVIFCDRIMALGFYNAFKAGISFGKDDMVVPHGKWKIVDDTRTLAKDFEQQYNDGLITQGEKYNKVVDAWAKASEKIAEQMMKEISSVKKNAKGEDSQINSIYMMAHSGARGSPAQMRQLAGMRGLMAKPDGSIIETPIVSNFKEGLTVMEYFNSTHGARKGLADTALKTANSGYLTRRLVDVAQDCIITQDDCGTKLGIKMRAIIDAGTVVASLASRILGRTAGEDLRDAATNRVVVKRGTLMEETHVDAIQQAGIQEVKIRSALTCELVNGICGKCYGRDLARGTPVNHGEAVGVIAAQSIGEPGTQLTMRTFHIGGAAQINEQSFIESNFDGKIVIKNKAIATNSEGFNAAMVRNMVVAVVDPDGTERATHRIQYGARMRVDDGDMIKRGQRIAEWDPYSRPILTEVEGIIAFEDLVEGQSISETLDESTGIAKRVVIDWRTTGRGADLRPAIVVKGKDGKVLKLARGGDARYMLSVDAILSVDVGAKVKAGDILARVSTESAKTRDITGGLPRVAELFEARKPKDAAIIAEISGTIRFGRDYKNKRRISIEPVDKNEETREYLIPKGKHIHLQDGDIVEKGDFIVEGNPAPHDILAIKGIEELAAYLVNEIQEVYRLQGVLINDKHIEVIVRQMLQKVEITDQGETDMISGEQIDKIEFDQINAKAKDEGKKIATGNPVLLGITKASLQTRSFFSAASFQETTRVLTEAAVNGKVDPLEGLKENVIVGRLIPAGTGASMAKIREVAAKRDKLILDEREKQAAITPAAPEAEPLALPPAE; encoded by the coding sequence ATGAACCAAGAAATTATGAATCTCTTCAATCCGACGACTCCGGCCCAGGTCTTCGACCAGATCCGGATTTCGATCGCATCGCCCGAGAAGATTCTGTCGTGGTCCTACGGCGAGATCAAGAAGCCGGAAACCATCAACTACCGCACGTTCAAGCCAGAGCGTGACGGCCTGTTCTGCGCGCGCATCTTCGGGCCGATCAAGGACTACGAATGTCTTTGCGGCAAGTACAAGCGCATGAAGTACAAGGGCATCATCTGCGAAAAGTGCTCGGTCGAAGTGACCCTGTCGCGCGTTCGGCGCGAGCGCATGGGCCATATCGAACTGGCCGCGCCGGTCGCGCACATCTGGTTCCTGAAGTCGCTGCCGTCGCGCATCGGCCAGCTGCTCGACATGACGCTGAAAGACCTCGAGCGCATTCTTTACTTCGAGTACTACGTCGTTCTGGAGCCGGGTCTCACCGCGCTCAAGGACCGTCAGCTGCTGTCTGAAGAAGAGTATCTCCGCGCGCAGGACGAGTACGGTCAGGACAGCTTCACCGCCATGATCGGTGCGGAAGCGATCCGCGAATTGCTGAAGGGTCTCGAGCTCGAGAAGCTCGATGGCCAGCTTCGTGCCGAGATGGCCGAGACCGAGTCCGACATCAAGCACAAGAAGCTCGCCAAGCGCCTGAAGATCGTCGAAGCGTTCCGCGTGTCCGGCAACAAGCCGGAGTGGATGATCATGACCGTGGTGCCGGTGATTCCGCCGGACCTGCGTCCGCTGGTGCCGCTCGACGGCGGCCGCTTTGCGACCTCCGACCTGAACGATCTGTACCGCCGCGTCATCAACCGCAACAACCGCCTGAAGCGGCTGATGGAACTGCGTGCGCCGGACATCATCATCCGCAACGAAAAGCGCATGTTGCAGGAGGCCGTCGACGCACTGTTCGACAACGGCCGCCGCGGCCGCGTCATCACCGGCGCCAACAAGCGTCCGCTGAAGTCGCTCGCCGACATGCTCAAGGGAAAGCAGGGCCGGTTCCGTCAGAACCTGCTCGGCAAGCGCGTCGACTACTCGGGCCGTTCGGTCATCGTCGTCGGTCCGGAACTGCGCCTGCATCAGTGCGGCCTGCCGAAGAAGATGGCGCTCGAACTGTTCAAGCCGTTCATCTACTCGCGGCTCGACGCCAAGGGCCTGTCCACCACCGTGAAGCAGGCGAAGAAGCTCGTTGAGAAGGAGCGTCCCGAGGTCTGGGATATTCTCGACGAAGTCATTCGCGAGCATCCGGTGCTGCTGAACCGCGCGCCCACCCTGCATCGTCTCGGCATTCAGGCGTTCGAGCCTGTGCTGATCGAAGGCAAGGCGATCCAGCTTCATCCGCTGGTCTGCGCGGCGTTCAACGCCGACTTCGACGGCGACCAGATGGCCGTGCACGTTCCGCTGTCGCTCGAAGCGCAGCTGGAAGCGCGCGTCCTGATGATGTCGACCAACAACATCCTGCATCCCGCGAACGGTCAGCCGATCATCGTGCCGTCGCAGGACATCGTGCTGGGTCTCTACTATCTCTCGATCCTGCGCGAAGGCCTGCAGGGCGAAGGCAAGGTCTACCGCGACATGGCGGAGATCGAACACGCTCTGTTCTCGAAGGTCATCCACCTGCACACCAAGATCAAGTATCGGTGGACCGGTATCGACGAGGAAGGCAAGACGATCTCGAAGATCTACGACACCACCGCTGGCCGCGTCATGCTCGGGCAGGTTCTGCCGAAGCACGGCAAGGTGCCCTTCGACACGATCAACAAGCTGATGACGAAGCGCGAAATCTCCGGCGTGATCGATCAGGTGTACCGTCACTGCGGTCAGAAGGAGACGGTGATCTTCTGCGACCGCATCATGGCGCTCGGCTTCTACAACGCCTTCAAGGCGGGCATTTCGTTCGGCAAGGACGACATGGTCGTTCCGCACGGCAAGTGGAAGATCGTCGATGACACCCGCACGCTGGCGAAGGACTTCGAGCAGCAGTACAACGACGGCCTGATCACGCAGGGCGAAAAGTACAACAAGGTGGTCGACGCCTGGGCGAAAGCCTCGGAGAAGATCGCCGAGCAGATGATGAAGGAAATTTCGTCCGTCAAGAAGAACGCGAAGGGCGAGGATTCCCAGATCAACTCGATCTACATGATGGCTCACTCGGGCGCGCGCGGTTCGCCGGCCCAGATGCGTCAGCTTGCCGGCATGCGCGGCCTGATGGCCAAGCCGGACGGCTCGATCATCGAAACGCCGATCGTGTCGAACTTCAAGGAAGGCCTCACGGTTATGGAGTACTTCAACTCCACCCACGGCGCCCGTAAGGGTCTCGCGGATACGGCGTTGAAGACCGCGAACTCGGGCTATCTTACCCGTCGTCTGGTGGACGTGGCGCAGGACTGCATCATCACGCAGGACGATTGCGGCACCAAGCTTGGCATCAAGATGCGCGCCATCATCGACGCGGGCACGGTCGTTGCCTCGCTGGCGTCGCGCATTCTCGGCCGCACCGCAGGCGAGGATCTGCGTGATGCCGCCACCAACAGGGTGGTGGTCAAGCGTGGCACGCTGATGGAGGAGACGCATGTCGACGCCATCCAGCAGGCCGGCATCCAGGAAGTGAAGATCCGCTCGGCGCTGACCTGCGAACTGGTCAACGGCATCTGCGGCAAGTGCTACGGGCGCGATCTCGCCCGCGGTACGCCCGTCAACCACGGCGAGGCTGTCGGCGTTATCGCTGCGCAGTCGATCGGCGAGCCGGGCACGCAGCTCACCATGCGTACGTTCCACATCGGTGGCGCGGCGCAGATCAACGAGCAGTCGTTCATCGAGTCGAACTTCGACGGCAAGATCGTCATCAAGAACAAGGCGATCGCGACCAACAGCGAAGGTTTCAACGCTGCCATGGTCCGCAACATGGTCGTTGCGGTTGTCGATCCGGACGGCACCGAGCGTGCGACGCATCGCATTCAGTACGGCGCGCGTATGCGCGTCGATGACGGCGATATGATCAAGCGCGGCCAGCGCATCGCGGAGTGGGATCCATACTCACGCCCGATCCTGACCGAAGTCGAAGGCATCATCGCATTCGAGGATCTGGTCGAAGGTCAGTCGATCTCGGAAACGCTCGACGAATCCACCGGTATCGCAAAGCGCGTGGTTATCGACTGGCGCACGACCGGCCGTGGCGCGGATTTGCGTCCCGCCATCGTCGTCAAGGGCAAGGACGGCAAGGTGCTGAAGCTGGCGCGCGGCGGTGACGCCCGTTACATGCTCTCGGTCGATGCCATTCTGTCGGTGGACGTCGGCGCCAAGGTCAAGGCCGGCGACATTCTCGCCCGTGTTTCGACGGAAAGCGCCAAGACCCGCGACATCACCGGCGGTCTGCCGCGTGTTGCCGAGTTGTTCGAAGCCCGCAAGCCGAAGGATGCCGCCATCATCGCGGAAATCAGCGGCACGATCCGCTTCGGACGTGACTACAAGAACAAGCGTCGCATTTCGATTGAGCCTGTCGACAAGAACGAGGAGACTCGCGAGTACCTCATTCCGAAGGGCAAGCACATCCATCTGCAGGACGGCGACATCGTCGAAAAGGGCGATTTCATCGTCGAAGGCAATCCGGCGCCGCACGACATTCTGGCGATCAAGGGCATCGAGGAACTCGCTGCCTATCTGGTCAACGAAATCCAGGAAGTTTATCGGCTCCAGGGCGTGCTCATCAACGACAAGCACATCGAAGTGATTGTTCGTCAGATGCTGCAGAAGGTCGAGATCACCGATCAGGGCGAGACCGACATGATTTCGGGCGAGCAGATCGACAAGATCGAATTCGACCAGATCAACGCCAAGGCCAAGGACGAAGGCAAAAAGATCGCAACCGGAAACCCGGTGCTGCTCGGCATCACCAAGGCGAGCCTGCAGACGCGGTCGTTCTTCTCGGCGGCGTCGTTCCAAGAGACCACGCGCGTGCTCACCGAAGCTGCCGTCAACGGCAAGGTGGACCCGCTCGAAGGCCTCAAGGAAAACGTCATCGTCGGTCGCCTGATCCCGGCCGGTACCGGCGCCTCGATGGCGAAGATCCGCGAAGTCGCAGCCAAGCGCGACAAGCTGATCCTCGACGAGCGCGAGAAGCAGGCGGCGATCACGCCGGCTGCTCCGGAAGCGGAACCGCTGGCTTTGCCGCCTGCGGAATAG
- a CDS encoding helix-turn-helix transcriptional regulator yields MQQQDRLIAAIEAIYAAAAEPSRWPSTLEVVTKCFDDVGAILIYGRDDGSFGVIESPSLREVSADYAAGWSDRDLRAIRARERGYFFKRDVITDRDVVSPEDVENDPFYNDFLRRHGLRYFAAATVSPDPHIEVALSVQRAIGRPEYSEEELNMLERLAPHVETSLRLSIHLMDSQAVNAGMGTAMARIGIGVFALDSMGRVVSSNAASQALLGDGLNIVNDRLVLANPAASGEAVAAIRNALDGNRIILSQETKPILVHRQNASRPLALYVLPIPAKNVGNGFLTRARAIVLLMNPTADGVPDPTLIRDVLGVTLGEARIAALVGSGLSPKDAAERLGIAEETARSVLKRVFSKVGVSRQSELAAMMARLVIK; encoded by the coding sequence TTGCAGCAGCAAGACCGTCTCATTGCGGCGATTGAAGCAATCTACGCGGCGGCAGCCGAGCCATCGCGTTGGCCGTCAACTCTCGAGGTCGTCACGAAATGCTTCGACGATGTCGGGGCGATCCTTATTTACGGAAGGGACGACGGCAGCTTTGGCGTTATCGAATCGCCATCCCTCAGGGAGGTGAGCGCGGACTACGCCGCAGGCTGGAGCGACCGCGATCTTCGCGCGATCCGCGCACGCGAACGGGGCTATTTCTTCAAACGCGACGTCATTACCGACCGCGACGTTGTGTCTCCCGAGGACGTCGAAAACGATCCGTTCTACAATGATTTTCTGCGACGGCACGGTTTGCGTTACTTTGCCGCCGCGACGGTCTCTCCGGACCCTCATATTGAAGTCGCATTGAGCGTGCAGCGCGCGATCGGCCGTCCGGAATACTCGGAAGAAGAGTTGAACATGCTGGAGCGGCTTGCTCCGCATGTGGAAACGTCGCTGCGACTGAGCATCCACCTGATGGACTCACAAGCCGTTAACGCCGGTATGGGTACGGCGATGGCCCGGATTGGAATCGGCGTGTTTGCGCTGGATTCGATGGGCCGCGTGGTGTCGTCCAACGCGGCCTCTCAGGCGCTGCTCGGCGACGGATTGAACATCGTGAACGATCGCCTGGTGCTGGCAAATCCAGCGGCGAGCGGAGAGGCGGTGGCCGCGATCCGGAATGCTCTCGATGGCAACAGGATTATCCTGTCGCAGGAAACCAAGCCGATTTTGGTCCATCGGCAGAACGCCAGCCGGCCGCTGGCGCTGTATGTGCTGCCGATCCCGGCGAAGAATGTGGGCAATGGTTTTCTGACACGGGCGCGGGCGATCGTGCTTCTGATGAACCCGACGGCGGACGGCGTTCCCGATCCGACGCTGATCCGCGATGTTCTCGGTGTGACGCTGGGGGAAGCCCGCATTGCCGCGCTGGTCGGCTCCGGTCTCTCGCCGAAGGATGCTGCGGAGCGGCTCGGCATCGCCGAGGAAACCGCGCGCTCGGTTTTGAAACGTGTATTTTCCAAGGTCGGCGTGTCGCGCCAGAGCGAACTTGCCGCCATGATGGCGAGACTCGTTATTAAGTAG